The following is a genomic window from Patescibacteria group bacterium.
TGTGAATGAAGACCAGTTTCATCAGACTGAATAATTGCTGCCCATTTTAGTTCATTACCATCAGAATTAGTGAAATCATAACGAAAACCTTTGCCTGGCATTTTATCTATCCAATTGTCAGATTCATTTGAGATATTATTCCAGTTTGTTCCGTCATTTGAAAAACTGGATGGAGTATACCAAGTCGCTCCATTATCATTAGAAGCTAATAAAATGATTGTTCCTTTTATATTTTTAGGGCTATTTGGCAACAAGATACCGTCAATATCTGCTATTTTTAAATTAATTTCTGCAGATTTTATATTATAATTATCATTTAAATTAGTTGAAATATTCTTTGATACAGTCAAGCCTTGGATAAATCTAGTATCCAAAATTTGATTTGTTGGATCAAAAATATCAAAACCAGAATTTTGCACTGGAAATTTATAATTATCTTTGTATTCTCCGCAAGCGCTTAGTTGCAAAGTTGCTTCCGAATCAGGAGAAATCGGCAAAATACGCGGTTTTTTTGTTCCATAAAAATCATTATAGACAATTGCTGAAACAGGCGTCTGTGAATCAATCATTGCTAATGCATTTGGATTATTTTCGCCGTTGTCTCTTCTTGCTGTTAAATTAAGATCATATGGTAATGTTGTATATTGTCCTAAATGTGCATCATCAAAATTTAAAACTTGTTCTTGAAGTTGTACATTATTTTTAGTCAAAGGACTAGCTATGATAGTGGCCATTTGCGAAAGAGAAATATCATTTGTACAAGTGTCATTTGAACAAAAGGTACCGCAAAGTTGTTTTGTGTAGTTAACATTTCGATCTAAAGGAGCATTTTGCCTTTTTAGATTTATCAAGACATTTGGTTTTAAAACATCTCTGCCACCTTCAACAACCATTTGTGCATCAGTTTTAGTTTGATCAATATTATTATTGTTCGCAAAGCTTTCCAAAAAACTGCATTTAAATGTTCCATCATCTTGAGTCTGGCATCCAGAGGGTGGAATAATTCCAGCGAAAAAAATCGCAGTTCCAATTGCTGTTATCACAACCAGAGCAGTAACAATACCAACTACAACTCTTGATCGAGTAGAAACTCTAGTCTTTGTTTGGATGCTTTCTATTAGATTATTCGTATTGTTTTTGTTGTTCATTTAATTATTTTAAAAATATAATGCTTATACAAAATTAATAAATCCAAACTAAACTAAAAGTTTGTACTAAAAAATTATTTGAGAACAAAATTTAAATTTTTTATAAACTTTATAAACTAGGAATTTTCGATAGGTTTGCTAATTTCTTTTACAACTCTTCTAGCTCTTTTTTTAAATTCATTTACTCCAGTTTTTGTTTGCTCTGAAATTTCTTGCGCTTTTTTCATGCCTGCTTCTTTTAATTCATCAGCTTTTTCCATTCCAGCTTCTTTCCATTCATTAGCTTTTTTCTTAATATCTTCTCTAGTTTCTTTTCCTGATTTTGGCGCATATAAAATTCCTAAGGCAGCTCCAATTAAAGCGCCTAAAACGATTCCTCCGATTAAACTGCCACCGTTGCAATTGTTGCATGACATAATGTTTGTTTTAATTTTTAAATTCTAATTAATAATTTCTATCTAATTTCTAATTAATTAATTTTCAATTCAATTTAATGTTTGTTAAAAAATTAGAAATTGAAAATTAGAAATTTAGTAATTTATTCTTGTTTAAAAGCTCCTACGATATTTCTAACTTTTTTAAAAACTTGCGAAACAGATGCAATTGGTTTTAATAAATTGTTATTGATATCTTGGATCGTTGTTGTTAAACCATTAACTGTAGTTGTCAAATCGCGAACCATTGGATCAATTTCGTTTAATTTTCTGTTGACATCTTCAACAGTTTTTTTTGATTCTTGGACAATCTTTGTAAGATTGAATACAAGATGACACAAGAATCCTGTAAATGCCAAAATTGCTATGCTCGACGCAATAAGCAAAATGTCGTTGCTTGTTTCTAACATGTGTTTAATTGTTAATTTGTTTTAATAAAACATTTATTACATATATAATAACATGATTAAATATAGTCAACAACTGTTGATAACCCGAGATTGTTTTATTGTTTTTTTGTTTTATTGTTTTTTATGTAAAATTATGTTATTTTAAAATCAAAATAAATATAAACAAAAATTATGGCCAAACAAATTCCACATGAAGAATATATAGAATATGAACAAAAGCAAGTTTCAAAAGATTTTGATCGAAAAAGAATGATTTTGAAATATGAAAAAACTGTTATGATAGCAATAATTGTTGTAGTTGTTTTAATTGTTTCGGCAACAATTGGTTTTCTAGTCTATCGCCAAAACAAACCAATCGAAAATCAGGCAATCAATCAAACTGTTGAAGCTCCTCCAGCAGGTTTTGCAATCACTACCAAACAAGTTGACATTATAAAAGAAAGTGAAAATAAATATGATGCTTTTCTTAGAGTTGTTGATTCTGACCAGAATTGGGGAGTGTCAAAATTAGATTATAAAATTTCGTTGAAAGGAGCTGACAAAAGTGTTGTTGGCGAAAGAACAGGAGTAACCTACATTTTGCCAAATCAAGAAAAATCAATTATTGAACTTGGAATTGATACTACAGCAGCAGCAGCCTCAGTTACAACTGATTTACAAATTAAAGAAGTTCAAAAATTAACTGAATCGCCAGCATTAAATTTTACAACCGAAAATTTAGCTTATCAGGTCGCGGATAACAAAAGCAAAGTTACTGGCACAATTGTCAATCAAACACTTTTTGGTTTTCCTGAAATTATGATTAATGTCTTAGTTTATGAAGAAAATAAATTAGTTGGCTATAATTATACAACTGTCAATGATTTGACTCCAAATCAAAAAAGAGATTTTACAGTTTTCTGGCGCAAAGATCTCAATGTTAAAAATCCCAAAATAGTAGTTGAACCATACGTTAATCCATTTAATTCTCAGCCATTCTTAGATATTTACAGTCAAGGACAGATGCTGGAATATTAACCATTAACAATTAACCTTTAACCTTTAACTTTTAACAGCTGGTGTTAACTGTTGATTGTTAATTGTTAACTGTTGAATCGTGCTCAAGTTTCTCCAAATTTTTAAAAAACTTGATTGGTTTTTATTTTCGTCAATGATTTTATTGGCGATTTTAGGTTTAGCAGCAATTATTAGCACTACTTATCAGCAAGGATTGCAGGATTTTGTTATTAAGCAAATTATTGCAGTGATCTTAGGCCTAGTCTTATTTTTTATATTAATAATATTAGATTATCGAATTTTTCAAAGCTATGCATATATTCTTTATGCCTTTTTCACAATTTCATTAGTTTTAGTACTTTTTTTCGGTACAATTTTTCAAGGTACAAAAGGCTGGTTTAATCTCGGATTCTTTCAGTTTCAGCCAGCAGAGTTTATAAAAATTGCCTTGATTATTATTTTAGCTCGATATTTTGTCTATGCAAAAAAACAAAGTATTTTGAAACATGTAATTGTTTCCGGAATTATCATGGCTATTCCTTCCTTCTTAATTATGTTGCAACCTGATATGGGTTCAGCATTAGTTCTGGTTGTTATTTGGTTTGGCATGTTGTTGATTTCTGGGTTAAAACGTTCTTATGTTATGACAATTGCCATTATTGGTCTTGCACTCGCATCTATTGTCTGGAATTTCTTTTTATATGATTATCAAAAAAATAGAATTACTAGTTTTATTAATCCTGAAAATGATCCATTAGGTCAAGGTTATAACATGATT
Proteins encoded in this region:
- a CDS encoding YtxH domain-containing protein, producing MSCNNCNGGSLIGGIVLGALIGAALGILYAPKSGKETREDIKKKANEWKEAGMEKADELKEAGMKKAQEISEQTKTGVNEFKKRARRVVKEISKPIENS
- a CDS encoding FxLYD domain-containing protein; its protein translation is MAKQIPHEEYIEYEQKQVSKDFDRKRMILKYEKTVMIAIIVVVVLIVSATIGFLVYRQNKPIENQAINQTVEAPPAGFAITTKQVDIIKESENKYDAFLRVVDSDQNWGVSKLDYKISLKGADKSVVGERTGVTYILPNQEKSIIELGIDTTAAAASVTTDLQIKEVQKLTESPALNFTTENLAYQVADNKSKVTGTIVNQTLFGFPEIMINVLVYEENKLVGYNYTTVNDLTPNQKRDFTVFWRKDLNVKNPKIVVEPYVNPFNSQPFLDIYSQGQMLEY
- the rodA gene encoding rod shape-determining protein RodA is translated as MLKFLQIFKKLDWFLFSSMILLAILGLAAIISTTYQQGLQDFVIKQIIAVILGLVLFFILIILDYRIFQSYAYILYAFFTISLVLVLFFGTIFQGTKGWFNLGFFQFQPAEFIKIALIIILARYFVYAKKQSILKHVIVSGIIMAIPSFLIMLQPDMGSALVLVVIWFGMLLISGLKRSYVMTIAIIGLALASIVWNFFLYDYQKNRITSFINPENDPLGQGYNMIQAKIAIGSGELSGQGLGHGSQSQLKFLPAQHTDFIYAVICEELGFIGSAFLLVLFFVLIFRILRTAMKARDEFGLMVCCGIAIGFTFQILVNIGMNLSIMPIAGVPLPLVSYGGSAMIASMISLGIVQSIFVRIKGLEFK